Sequence from the Crassostrea angulata isolate pt1a10 chromosome 9, ASM2561291v2, whole genome shotgun sequence genome:
CTCCTACTGGCAAGTGGAAATAGACGAAAAAGACAGAGAAAAAACAGCTTTCTCGGTAAGTGGTGTAGGTCTCTTTGAATGCAATAGAATGGGTTTTGGACTGACGAATGCCCCAGCCACATTCCAAAGGATTATGGAAAGTTGTATGGGTAAGTTGAACTTAACGAAATGTTTAGTTTTTCTTGACGACATTTTGATTTACTCACAGACATTCGACGAACATATGGACCGACTAACAGCTGTGTTTCAGAGACTTGAAAAGCATAACTTAAAACTCAAAGCTAAGAAGTGTGAATTTTTTAAGGACAGAGTGACATATTTAGGACATGTAGTTAGTGAGAAGGGCATAGAGACAGATCCAGAAAAGACTAAGGCAATTTCAACTTGGCCAGTTCCCAGTAATATCAAGACTCTTAGAACATTTTTAGGTTTTTCTGGATATTACAGAAGGTATGTTCGGGactattaaaaaattgtaaagccTCTTAATGATCTACTGAAGGGTCATTCTACAAACAAAGGTAAGTCTGGAAAGAAGAAACCAATAGCATGGAAATGGGGCGATGAGGAATCCAAGGCGTTTGAGTGCATCAAGGAGAAATTGATGTCACCACCTATCCTTGCCTATGCTGACTTTGACCAGCCTTTTATCCTTCACACAGATGCATCTAGTAATGGTTTGGGTGCTGTGTTGTACCAGAGACAGAATGGTGAGAAGAGAGTAATTGCTTATGCAAGTCGTGGGTTGCGGAACAGTGAAAGACATTATCCAGCTCATAAGCTAGAATTCCTTGCGCTAAAATGGGCTGTCACCGATAAATTTCACGACTATCTCTATGGCAACAAGTTTGATGTGGTAACTGACAACAACCCACTCACCTATGTCTTAACCACCGCGAAGCTTGATGCTACAGGCCACCGTTGGTTAGCAGCCCTCAGTAACTTCCAGTTTTCAATCTACTACAGGAAGGGTACAAACAACGCTGATGCAGACGGCCTGTCTAGACGACCAACAGAGGAAGTAGAAGTCAGTCCCAAGGTCATCCAGTCCATTTGCAGTGCTTATATGGCAGACCGTGAAAGTTGCCCTTATTTTGAGAATGTATTCCTTTCAGAGGAGGAGGAACCATCATCATGTATGACTGCAAGTACTAACATGCTTATAGGGGTAGATGTTTCAAgtaaatcagatttttttttctgttgaacCAAATGAATCTCATTCTGAAAACTCGTGTGTCTTCTCCAATATTGACTGGGTAAAAGAACAGTCCTCTGATAGGGAAATAAAGAGAGTTATTGAGCTTGTTCAGTACGGGTTTGCAAAGTCAGATCTGAAAGCAGAGTCAGATGGTGTTTGTAGATATTtgagagagatagagaaatTGTTTTTAGATAAGGGTGTACTGTACAGAAGAGCTATTTTACAGAATGAAAAGATTAATCAGTTGGTTTTACCAAGTCATTTCAGAGATACAGCATTTAAACTCCTGCATACCAACCTTGGTCATCACGGACGAGACAGAACCATCCAACTCATGAAAGAAAGGTTTTTCTGGCCAGGAATGTTTTTAGAAATCACAGAAAGAGTAAAAAATTGTGAACGTTGTATTAAGTTCAAAACTCCTGAAAAAAATTCTGCAGAACTTGTTTCTATAGAGAGTTATCAACCATTAGATCTTGTTTGTATGGATTATTTATCACTGGAAAAAAGTAAGGGTGGTTTTGAAAACATCCTGGTCATAACAGATCATTTTACTCGTTACTCACAAGCTTTTCCTTCCAGAAACCAAACAGCGAAAACCACTGCAaagattttgtttgaaaattttatagttCATTATGGCTTTCCAAACAGGTTGCATAGTGACCAAGGTAGAAATTTTACTAGCAATGTTATTAAGGAGCTGTGCAGATTAGCAGGAGTGCAGCAATCAAGAACGACGCCCTATCACCCGATGGGTAACGGGATGGTTGAAAGATTCAaccaaactttaaaaaaaatgctaggTACTCTAGAAGATAAGCAAAAAGAAGATTGGAAAGCATATGTAAGTACTCTTGTGCATGCATACAATGCTACAAGACATGATAGTACAGGTTATACGCCATTTTTTCTCATGTTTGGCAGGCATCCGCGTCTTGCAATCGATGCCTACCTCGGGTTAGACTCTAACGCGGAAAAAATTCGTAGTCATGACAACTATGCGAAAAAACTCCAAAAGCGGTTAGATTTCTCATACAAGATAGCTTCCCGTGAAGCAGATAAAAGTGCTCACCGCTATAAATCGCACTACGACTCGAAGGTAAGAGAGGCTACTGTACATGTCGGAGACCGTGTTCTCATAAGAAATGTTGGCTTAAAGGGCAAAAACAAACTGGCAGATAAGTGGGCCAGAGATACACATATAGTTATAAATCAGCCCAATTCCGACATCCCAGTGTTTCAGGTTAGGAAAGAGTTTGGGAATGAAAAAACTAAGACATTGCATAGAAATATGCTACTCCCCATTTCCTATATTCCCAAATTATCTGACCAGAGCAAACCTAGCCCAACTTTGCCCAAACACAGTAATCAATCTAAAGCTTGTCAACAACCAGAGAACCTCACAAGCAAATCTTCTAGGGTTGATGATGTTGTTTCTCTTCAGTCTAGTTCTGAGTCTGAGTCGGAGGATTCAGATTCTGTATCATCTGATGGTGGTAATGTTTATGTTATACCCCAGAGACGGGTAAATGCTGCACCAGGTGTTGATAGGTATTCACCCCTTAGTTCTATTTATTCTCAAAATCAGAACTATTCCAGTACTCCTAGATCCATATTAGATGCAGGTAATTCTTACAGTCCTTCTACGATGAATCGTAATGTGTCTGTTCACTCTCCTTCTGTAAGAGAATCACCAATTCTCCGAAGGTCCACCAGACAGATTAGGCCACCAAATAGGTATGGTGAGTGGGTGAGTCATCAAATAACTCCTGTGTATTTTGTGTAGTGTATTCAGGGGAGATTGTCACATACAGTTTGATTTCAGTTTTATGAAGTCTGATTTCAGGTGTAACTTTGATCATATTGCGTGTAGTTTGTTGTTGTTATAAATTGTGATTCAatgatttattgtataaaatgtcAGGAGCCATTTTCCTTAGCAGGGGAGATTGTCACAgttcatattaatttatttatttaatgttcatCAGCGCGCATTGCCGATAGAACGCATTGCTGTATGTATGAATGAGTGCATGTGTGAATGTTGTGATAAGACACGTGGTTTTTCCATTTTTAGGATTTAGtgaccaggtacatgtatataagtctTATTGACCAATGACAGACGACTTTTAGCTCATTAATATGCATGTTTTACTAACTTCGTTCACTATATAAGCGCAAGTCCCGCCAAATCCAGTACCCACAGATTCTACCCTTTACGGCGCTAGTATCATTTACTGTTATATTCCATTCCTGATCTTCAAAGATccagttatttatttattatttaaagtcCTGGATACCTGGTAAGATCACTGTTAAACATATTATTGTAACATCATATTCAGTGATATTGTCGGTAAATCACCGGTATTATAATTGAGAAAACCATTGtgtttgtaatttaatttaatatgtagtacatgtaattgtcttTCGTCAACGTGTGTGTGTTGTGTTGTGAATGTGTTTTCTGTGTTTTCTAGGTTTCTTtgcatatataatataaaagcaAAGTACGAATCCAAGTCTTTGATCGTTATTTATTTAACGACCCTGTGACACTGATTTACCCTACACATATCTACCAGAAAAATGTATtgctgttacatgtattagctATATTTATGTACAAATCTAAATATTATGATGTTTTGTCTCCATTTTTACATCACCAGAGAGAGCTTATAGTTGAAAATGTACTTGTAAATGAATGCCATTTtgtctaaaatattttgtaacgGAAAAATATAACTCTTAAGGTGACCAGACCTTTAGATTGTAAAACTGGTAGGGGGATTCTCTGGACACTTATACTGTTATTCCCCCTACGCATCTAAcagagaaatacatgtatactgttacATAAACCCgcaaaatacatatgtacaaatcTAGATATATGTATCATGGAGTGAAATTTCAATGAACTATAATTCAAGACATTTTGTATTAAACTTCAAATTCACATTGCTTTATTTGTTAACAATTTGCTATAATATCTTTATCGCATTTTGTCTTTCAAAACATTAATCCCAAAACATTTGTTTACGTAATGCGTAATTGCTTAATCGTTTTAAATTAACTCTTAACTTTGCGGACTTGACATAATTGACTTACTcaatttgaagttttactcCTTGTCATCTTTCACTCATGCTTATAGTGCTAATTACTATTGTTTACTAttcttatttatatcatttgatcATTATTATCACCAGTCAAGAATTAGGCTTCGGATTGTTCGGGTGTAGTTTTTGGATTTCCAGAATTCACCCTACCGAcctaaagttcaaataaagtgcTTTTTAACATCTAGAGCATTTTAGTCTTATTGTCTCCGGATATATAGAAACACACCTTAATTTCCCCGGTGATATATGTATGatatctatattttttcatgtagcaacctggttatttttttttcattctatctTTGCTGAATTAATGACAAACTTAGCCTGAAACATTTCATATGCGAAAAAtacttgtaaatgaatatttttctcctttttcttCGTGCTAAATTGTAGtacaaaaatttccaaaatgtatGTTGCACTAAGCCTTTGCGCAGGCCCACTACCTTCTgttttgttacatatatatgattgaATAAATGTTTGGAAATAAAAATCGGCTCTGGAGAGAAATAcaattcaaagtttaaaaaaaaaatgtaaataacaaGAAATTGTACTGTGAGATGTATTTCTTAGAGACAAATGAGCAACAGATGTACATAATTAATCAATAAGGGAGGCCAAAATTGACTTTAATTTATATTGGTTTCTAAAATTGATTTACGCATTCAAACCGTTTGAATACACCAGCTTTGTATTAGGAGCTAAGGAACTGAGTGATAAGTGATCATATTCAGCTCGAATACAATCTCTTAAAACTCTGTTGGTATTGTTAACGGGTTTTACTTTGCTTCCGGAAAAGTGTCCAGAACCTGTTCCAATGTTTGTGGAAATAGAATCTGCTTTCGAATTATTGTAACCTTCAATGTGAAATGTTTTGACATGTAAATTATGTAGCATTGCGATTAGAACTATAGGGCGAACCAATTGCAtcacttgttttgattttgaatacaTTTTGTTAAGAATCTCAAATTCCGACCTGTTGTCAGTATGGAAATGTAATGTCAGTTAATAAAGAAAGCCAATTTTCTGGCGAACCAAAGTAAACCCAGTGACCTTGTATATATACACTGCAAGCTGTATTTTTATTACCCTACTATCTGTATATAAATTTTGATCCTGATTTAAACcacttaaatttcataaaattctaTGTTCCTTTGGACAGTTCTATTAAAATCCAGAAGCAAAAACTTTTCAAGTCCATCCTCAATTCAAgtgcaaaaattgaaaatgaaaacatagatatatgaaatattttcgtTTCTTTGGTTTGAGTGTgagtgtaattaaaaaaatgaaattaaaacttgGTCTATTTAATGCATTGaatatgaatttgattaaatttacaagTGACCTAGTTCATAAAGTTGGATGCTTATTTTTTGCATTACTCTTAGTGATATCATATATATTGTTATCGCTGAATCACAAAGGCGTGCAGGGTGAtccatttttgttttacttttaaaagtgAATCAAAGAAATGTGGCAAGCGTTATTTTATAGCAtaataaatatgacaaaaaatgaTAGTAAGGTACACACCCTAATGAAATGTATGATTTTATCACATTTCGAGGAGAGAACTAAAAGACACTTAGAATTGTATTAATCCTTTTCACATCAGGTTTGAAGATCTGAATAAAGATCACGCCATGCATGACTTGAGATTGCCGCattcttttaactttttaaaacccGATAGGTTTTTTTTATGCAGCCACGTATAAAAGTTATTGACAGTGATCGGAAAACTAACGGAAGCAACAAGagctaaaaattgttttataaaaaaacagGCCAGACAAACTGTTGTCAGTTGCATTTTGGTACACTACAGCTTTTAAAGAGCTTTTTAGAGTGCAATTTATATCACAACGACTGAATATATTTagtaataataaaacatttacattttaatttcatattttgatacaacctatgatcttaaaaaattttaacagTGCAGAAAAGATGATAAAGTGCAAACATCAAAACATGCTTTTAGATTTAATTAATTGGCTTCAAAATATTTACCTGTTAAtctaattgaaattatttagcttgaaaaaaaattattgttgatCTGATATTTTAGATAACATTGACGTATACCAACAATATACAAAACACCCGCTCGACGAGGtcaccatatttttttttaatttttcattaaaagtaCTGGCATTCTTTTTTGGAAATGCATTAAACTTACcagtaaaacaaacaaatatttctattgtaacatttttattctCCACCTACTTTTTAAATGGGTGCAAAGCAAGAACCTACCAGATGCAGCACTTTTCTTGGTACAGTGAATTCTTAGTACAATGATACATATAAAGCTTAGTAAGACATCTCAATCAAATCAActtataaacactttgaaagttatcacagatttttttttcatttgtttaaggAATCACATTAAAACTATTTCAGTAAatgttaaatcaaatatttgagtATCTGTTACTATGACATgaaaaactggtttaaaaaaaattgcaattcatttggtttcatttttcattatagcaatatcaaagaaacattttaaacttctttttgAAGACAACCTAGTCCAGTTTTTACATATGTtgcgcgggtaggttaaggcaacacaaagtttaatgattgtcgatgttattgtcaattttattttcatttttttaaacagagcTGAATATTAATATCAAGTGAATAAATTCagttaaatattatatttctaCTTCGGGCTCGAGTCTATCTTTGGAGCTGCCATGCATGGTATCACATGACAGttaaaagaagataatttttttacctaAACAAAAAGTCAAAGTGTAACACTACTCCGAAGTTTTTTTGTATGTATGATATAATAATTCGATCaacaattagttcatgtttctTAGTGTTCTGatagaatcctattgttaatcgcataaaagagatattgtcattgtttttcagaaaccctctcaacttccttaatttaatttaaaaatactacgtatttttcatttacatcaACAAAGCAAACGGTTCTAGCAACGCTTTTAATGTATTCGAGGTCATATCCTTATGTAACTTGCCAAATTCATCTTTCGTTAagttcggggtagtgttacactatTGTCTTTTTTGTACACTCTGATAGAGTAgaggctggtcaagccatataaatcTTTATCGGCTTACCTTATAACAGTCgctgataaaaaaatttaaaaaaaatgttaaatttttcttattttggcATTGTTTAAAAACTGCATTTCGATGACTTTCCTCCTGACATTGATCTAATCTATTAAACATacttatgacgtcatcaatgtaaATGAGACGTAATAAAGaaaaatcgaagatatattcaaataaaagaGTTCAAAGTGACATTTATTAtctgtatttttataattcagaCCAGAGATAAAGTCAAAATTGACAGGTTTCataagtaaaatatgacatcatgccgCTTACTGTGACGTTATATCAATCAGGAGAATTGTTACTCGATCgatcgctgagagttgccttatcacACCCGCGTGTGAGATGCATCAAAGAGCTTAGAGGAACATAACTCTTACCCGACACAGGACTGCCAACGCTAACGCCCGTTCCCCACCTTTATTTTACATTCAAACATATTTCGAAATCTCTGTCAGATATTCGAAAACAAAGTTATTTactaaaatgtattatttattccTCGTGtgatttataatacaataaaatttgtagtcaaaattctttttaaacgaACGTTTCGTTCAggtggggaagggggggggggtctgaaactgtttaaaatgaaatcagtttctatgactgaggaaaatgtttttaGCGGACGAAATGTGCATAATTTCTTAATCCATATATTTTTGAAACGTTACAATTCAAAAGGCATTTTTTGGAGTGTATTTTGGACTGTAAGcacatgccccccccccccccccccccccggtgaaacaaaaaaaaaacctttgttaGGAATATGCTTGATAACAAGATATAAAACACCTagaaaggaatttttgtttcacgaGTAgtggatgttttttttttaattcagttttccgttatttttttttaaatgatctattttaaccaaaaatttAAGGTTAGCTTTCTTTTTTTGACAAAGTCATTGATATTTTATCTATCTAATTGAAATATAgataaatgttttcattattaaaaaaaacaacaaatatgacaattatttaaaattacttttagTTAGGCGACTAGACAATGCTATCATTCGCAGGCCTTGGCTGTAAGTACACGGACCAAAAATCCGCAAATATTTAgccaatttataaaaaaaatctttttctctacttttgtacatttattACAGAAAATTACTAAATTCATAGCCATGTCGAAGTCGACTGACCTTTTTAGAATTGATAATCTGGTGTATCCTAATGTTAGAATTCTTTACTTTAAGAGCGAGGAAAAATGTTGAAAGAACAAATGcatatagtttttaaaatttgttttgactGTTTCTGGTACGATTTAAAAACTAACAGTATTTAAGACGACAGTTGGATCTTCTACCAAGcttgtaaatttcatgtccccgcGAAAGTGATTTTTACTCTAAGGCAGGATTAAAATGGTCTTATACAattggtttaaaaataaatgatgaatttcATATTGGTTAGAGGCGAATAGGATCTGTTGAGAATgattcttgtttgtttgttctcCCTTCATTAATCGTAATTTACCTGCATCTATTTTTTAACGCGTTATCGTCATCAAAACATCATCACTTAAACTGTCGATTTTCAATGGATAACTGAGATTTAcatgaattttcatgaaaaagggTTTTGTTTGAGTTTTATCGGCATCgtggaaatatttattttctttatggTTCATGTAAGTGTATGTATctttgttattttgaaaaaaaattatcttatgATGTGTTGTTGTTTATAATGATTAACTACATGCACATACTCTAATCTGATCGTTGTTGTTCAATTTGATATGTTTAAGCGCCTTCACGCAAATTGTGTACGGTCGGTATTTGATGTTATGTAACCTTTCAACCAACTCTtacaaataattgttttatgcaCATGTCGGAAAATAATCAGCAAACGTACACGTGCTGTTATTTTCGTGCTCTCAGGCACAAACTTAAATACAGTGTACCTTTAAAAAAGGAACTGTTCATaagatttatttcaattcaacaGCAACAACCATATACAAATTAATTTAGCTTAGCATGATTATTTCTTAATGTTTATGCGTATATCCATATAATTGTGTTACAAAAAAGTACGTTTTGGACTTGTTTCAGCATTAAAACTAGTTGAAACATGTTTCCATTTAGTAGAAGTGTTCAAATTATGCCACACCCTTTCGACATTGTCAcactcaaaaataaaatattaaatatcttCATATCAGATAACCCAATAGCacataaacacaatttgtttttattaataatcaCATAACTTAATAATCActatctttaagttctccttaaaggtggcttaaagatgcttaaaggtagctcaAAGACGGTCTTTAGGCCACATTCAATCTACCTTTAAGTTTTGATATGGCTCGAAGGTGGCTTTAAGACGGCTGCTAGGtccttaaaggcggcttaaagacgttctttaagccacctttaagccacatTTAAGGAGAACTCagaggtccttaatgtccaaacttcttcaagcacctttaagccattaaaacaattctttttttcaatattttgctttatttaccgacaaaatgtataaactttatGTCAATTTAATCAGTTGTGATCAATTGACAAATATATAATCAGCTGCGATCAATGGACAAATATTATTCAACCTATATGcgaagtatttattttaaaaaagcatagCTGTGCGTCTGAACAAAaaacacacctgttgtgtatatcctGTATCTTCTGTGTTAGTTCTAGGGTTTTTCTGGAGTTTATCAAACGATAGATTTCAGTTAGATATCcacaaagaaataaaagcaTGTCTAGACACAACACAGCGAGtgaaaaataaactgaaaa
This genomic interval carries:
- the LOC128162517 gene encoding uncharacterized protein LOC128162517, whose translation is MGNGMVERFNQTLKKMLGTLEDKQKEDWKAYVSTLVHAYNATRHDSTGYTPFFLMFGRHPRLAIDAYLGLDSNAEKIRSHDNYAKKLQKRLDFSYKIASREADKSAHRYKSHYDSKVREATVHVGDRVLIRNVGLKGKNKLADKWARDTHIVINQPNSDIPVFQVRKEFGNEKTKTLHRNMLLPISYIPKLSDQSKPSPTLPKHSNQSKACQQPENLTSKSSRVDDVVSLQSSSESESEDSDSVSSDGGNVYVIPQRRVNAAPGVDRYSPLSSIYSQNQNYSSTPRSILDAGNSYSPSTMNRNVSVHSPSVRESPILRRSTRQIRPPNRYGEWVSHQITPVYFV